tttttgtgagttatgttaaaataaaaatggataactcacaaaaattgtgagttattttaaaataaaaatggataacttacaatttttgtgagttatgttaaaataaaatggataactcacaatttttgtgagttatgtataTAACTCACAATTGTCGGCGTTTTAAAGTGGGGGAGATTAGTGAGACTATTCTCAAGATGCGAAGAGGCAGGGTGATGGGGCCCGatgagattccggtggattttttTAAGTTTGCTAGCGGGACAGGATCGAGGTGGTTGACCGACTTATtcaacaacattttcaagtctgctaagatgcccgaggcgtggggATGGAGCACAATgattcctctttataagaacaagggtgatattcaaagttgcaacaactaccgaggtattaagttgttgagtcacacgatgaagatttgagAGCGGGTGatggagcggaggttgaggaggatagtgtctatttcggagaatcagtttggttttatgcctggtcgctcaacgactgaggcaattcacctaatGCGGAGACTGGTTGAGCAGTATAGAGAGAAGAAgagggatcttcacatggtgtttattgacttggaaaaagcatatgacaaagtccctagggaggttctttggagatgcttggaagtGAGGGGGTTCCTATGGCGTACATTCGTTCGATTAGGGACACGTACGAGGGGGCGAAGACTCAGGTAAGGACTGTGGGAGGGAATTCTGACCATTTTTGGTCCTGACTGGATTGTactagggatcgactcttagtccgtttttattCGTCGTGGTTATGGATGTGTTGACaaggagtattcaaggtgaggtgtcATGGtatatgctttttgcggatgatgtagtcttGATTGATAAGTCGCGTCTtggtgttaatgataagttggaggtttggagacaaatcCTGGAAACTAAAggtttcaggttgagtaggacaaAGACGGAGTACTTAGAGTGTAAGTTTAATGACACGAGGCAAgaggacgaggtggtagtgaagttggagtctcaggtggtgtgtaagagAAATAGTTTTATGTACCTTTGGtttatgattcaggggaatgaagAGATTAATGAGGATGTCTCTTATCATATTAGGGCAGATTGGTTGAAATGGTGGCTCGCCTCGGGAATCTTttgtgataaaaaggtgcctctcaagcttaaaggcaaattctacagagttgcAGTCcagccggctatgttgtatggcgCGGAGTGCTgaccagttaagaactctcacgtCCAGAAATTGAAGGTGGCAAAAATGAGGATTTTGCGTTGGATGTGCGGTATCatgagggctgacagggttaggaatgaggcTATTCGGGACAAGGTGGGAGTGGCGTCTGTGGAGGATAAAATTCGGGAAgggaggttgagatggtttgggcatatgatgagaaggggcacggatgctccagttcataggtgtgagaggttggccttggatgatTTCAAGCGGAGTAGGggtagactgaagaaatactGGACAGAAGTAATTAGACGTGACATGAAGCAATTACGGCTTACTggggacatgacccttgataggaaggtttggaggaagagtattaGGGTAGAGGGCTAAGGGATGTGGTTAAGTCATAGGCTGGAGTTAGGAGAGTTTCATGTAGCTTGGTTGGTAGGGCTAGGGTTGGGGGAAGGGAGTGCCTTTTGTTGGTTCATGTACTTATTTGAGGTTGTTGTATcgttgttattttatcatgttgtatgcttgcgaTATTTGAACACAGTTTCGGTCCttttcttgagccgggggtctgtcggaaacagcctctctacttcttcggatgcagtggtatggactgcgtacattctaccctccccaaacctcactatgtgggaatatactgggtttgttgttgttattgttgtgatgtacataactcacaaaaattataagctatgttaaaataaataaaatgtataactcacaaaaattgtgagttatgtacaaaaaaaagtgaataactcacaatttttgtgagttatttattttccaaaaacaGTTCACGGCCTTAGTTGACTTTCGTTAAATTATTTTTGCATAACTCACATTTTTTGTGAGTTAAGCCATTTGATGTTATTTTAAatagggaaaaggctcaaatatgccactgaactatcagaaatggctcatttatgtcatccgttaaaagttgggctcattcatgtcatcgtcGTTACAAAATCGgaccatccatgccattactttttaacagatgGTTTTTAAAAACAGTCTTGCCACGTGGCAGCTTATTTAGAGGAccacgtcattttttatttttaaaaaaaaaatattttttttgatccattaaaaagaatccacgcAACTTTTTGATTCATTGAAATTTAGTTTgatctatacttttaaaatttgattaatttttcatgaatatattcttaaaacattctcattcgattcatttttttgtcatttttgacatattaagatttttttcatattttacctttaatatatattagttttttcttcaaattaatttcaaatacaatagtaaacatcatttaataaatatattataataaatagcTATTTTAATTAACGGGGGAGTAACTAAAAGggaacggagagagtatacactccatgctttttatcactttatttatttatttatttttaaagattcacgttaactaaaacttttgtcatttttcagttgaaactgaagggatatataaacatcaaatgttattattatattatttatagttAGCTTCTCATTTATCCAACTCTACGTATACTATATATGTCGGCATGTTGTCATCTTCCTGTTTTCgcaatgataaatgatgatgcataaaGTGTTACGTACAAATGTTGAATGTTGATTAGGGGCGGCtcaaccctttaggagaaaagtgggccgcctaagaccccaaaatttgaggggcctatttttgtttagtaataataaattacaaattttaagaaatatattaaatactatttattgaaaaaaaaaattatataaaaaaataaaacgcaaggcctccgtttgatttttgccttaggccataaatttgcttgagccgcccctgatgctgatgatgttattctatgcttaataaaaaaataaaaaaataaaaagttacttacatttggctgacaaaatatttcatttttgctAAGACATACTATATGCTTAATTAGAATAGGGTTTGGTTATAAACTTTAGtagtagatttaaaaaaaaaaaattctttaaatatttgtttgatcatgaaaaattatcaaattttaaaagcataaatcaaattaatttttaatggatcaaaaaattgggtggattctttttaatggatcaaaaaaaattaaaaagaaaattaatttttttaaaaaaataaaaataaaaaataaaataaaaatgacgtagccctctaataagctgccacgtggcaaggctatttttaaaaaccggctgttaaaaagtaatggcatggatgagccaatTTTGTAACGGCGACGGcataaatgagcccaacttttaatggatggcataaatgagtcatctctgatagttcagtgacatatttgagccttttcccttttaaatatatgacatattttgataattttttttaagtttggtGGCATACTTTGGTTCTCTAGCTCTACAATTTAATCCATAAGGAAGCTGTCTATACTAGGCAGTAAGAACTTCGGCCCCTCTTTCACTCGCTTGATAGCTCACGTTATGAAACTAAACTTCCAATTACAGCATATCATGCAAGTTGACCTCTATAAATTTTACTCCAGACCAGTGACATGGCTTATAAAAAGTAGAGTTAATCGAATGTCAGTGGGACACTAAGCTTCCGGCTTGTCAAATTACAATTTACATGATCCAGCAGCCTGAGCTTGTCGCCATTTCCAATTTGACCAAAAGAAATGATAAAAGCTAGTCAGTCAAAGTAAAAATGGTAGGCTGCTCAAGAAATAAGTCATTTCCCCATTCTGAAGTATTTCATCTAGAACTAGAATAAGGACCAAAAGAAAGCATCCACTAGATTTCAATATTACACGTATATGAAGTATTACCAACTATAATGCGAAGGAATCAATAACTGTGCCACCAAGGTGGCCAAACAGCACAACGTTTCAAACCTCAAAACAAAAATAGAGAACTCAACAGCCACTACTATATAACTGCACTCAAAATTCTCCACAATCTAAATTCATTAAGCTACTTCTTgttcttcctcatcttcataGTCATAACCTTCCTCTTCAGCTGTTGCATCTTGATATTGCTGGTACTCAGAAACTAAATCATTCATGTTGCTTTCAGCCTCAGTAAACTCCATCTCATCCATGCCTTCTCCAGTGTACCAATGCAAGAAAGCCTTTCTTCGAAACATAGCTGTAAACTGCTCACTGACCCTACGGAACATCTCCTGAATCGAGGTGGAGTTACCAATGAAAGTTGAGGCCATCTTCAGACCAGTTGGAGGGATGTCACACACTGTTGACTTTACATTGTTAGGGATCCACTCAACAAAATAGGAAGAGTTTTTGTTCTGCACATTAATCATTTGTTCATCAACTTCCTTGGTGCTCATCTTTCCACGGAACATAGCTGAAGCAGTCAAATATCGACCATGACGAGGATCAGCAGCACACATCATATTCTTTGCATCCCACATCTGCTGTGTTAGCTCAGGAACAGTCAATGCTCGATATTGCTGCGACCCACGAGAAGTGAGTGGAGCAAATCCAACCATGAAGAAATGCAACCGAGGGAATGGTATGAGATTAACCGCAAGCTTGCGGAGATCAGAGTTGAGTTGACCAGGGAAACGGAGACAGCAAGTTACGCCACTCATGGTGGCAGAAATCAAATGGTTTAGGTCCCCAACTGAGGCAAACATCATCGATcagtaaataaatcaacaaaatcCACTGTAGCAAGTATATTGATAATATGGTACATGCCGTAAAATTCATTTTCATGCCCCAAACTGGAAGAACTAAGTGAGATTTCCAAACCAATTAAAGGGAAAAAGGGACAAGCACTGACACATAGTGATCATACAACCAGAATCATATACAATCAAATAGTCATTGGATTGAAAATTGACTGCATATATTCTAAATACGAGTAGATGAATGAAATGACCAATGATACATATTATGTACAGCACATAAATAAATGAATGGCACCTCATCCTCTCCCAGCTCATTGCAATTTAATATTCTAAGTCAAAAATAGATGATAAAACTAACTCAACATGAAAATATAACACATAAGGTTGCATTTAGTTAGGAAAAACTAGCTAACTGAGAAAAGGTGTAACTTACAGCTGGGAGTAGTAAGTTTGAGAGTTCGGAAGCAAATGTCATAAAGAGCTTCATTATCCAACACCATACACTCATCTGCATTTTCCACAAGTTGGTGAACAGAAAGAGTAGCATTATAGGGCTCAACAACTGTGTCTGAAACTTTGGGGGAAGGGAACACAGAG
The Capsicum annuum cultivar UCD-10X-F1 chromosome 6, UCD10Xv1.1, whole genome shotgun sequence DNA segment above includes these coding regions:
- the LOC107853469 gene encoding tubulin beta-1 chain gives rise to the protein MREILHIQGGQCGNQIGAKFWEVICAEHGIDSTGRYQGDSDLQLERLNVYYNEASCGRFVPRAVLMDLEPGTMDSVRFGPYGQIFRPDNFVFGQSGAGNNWAKGHYTEGAELIDSVLDVVRKEAENCDCLQGFQVAHSLGGGTGSGMGTLLISKIREEYPDRMMLTFSVFPSPKVSDTVVEPYNATLSVHQLVENADECMVLDNEALYDICFRTLKLTTPSFGDLNHLISATMSGVTCCLRFPGQLNSDLRKLAVNLIPFPRLHFFMVGFAPLTSRGSQQYRALTVPELTQQMWDAKNMMCAADPRHGRYLTASAMFRGKMSTKEVDEQMINVQNKNSSYFVEWIPNNVKSTVCDIPPTGLKMASTFIGNSTSIQEMFRRVSEQFTAMFRRKAFLHWYTGEGMDEMEFTEAESNMNDLVSEYQQYQDATAEEEGYDYEDEEEQEVA